A window of Paenibacillus polygoni contains these coding sequences:
- a CDS encoding PCYCGC motif-containing (lipo)protein — protein MKTKWYGTLFAGLIFGSLALSACGQKEAGHDHTMHGKESEQYEASASLTEMPEFLTKYTDNTQATYALVGQVKEKLKMLNCYCGCMDYESAHDSLYRCFIASEENGEVTWTDHGAQCGICLEELRDTVELSAAGKSIEEIQTFIDDKYAPEGAPSSSEVHPG, from the coding sequence TTGAAAACCAAATGGTATGGAACCCTCTTCGCCGGTCTCATCTTCGGCAGCCTTGCACTAAGTGCCTGTGGGCAAAAAGAAGCAGGACACGACCACACCATGCATGGCAAAGAAAGCGAACAGTATGAGGCAAGTGCCTCTCTCACTGAAATGCCTGAATTCCTCACAAAATATACAGATAACACACAAGCGACCTATGCTCTTGTTGGACAAGTTAAAGAGAAGCTGAAAATGCTCAACTGTTACTGTGGATGTATGGATTATGAATCAGCTCATGATTCCCTTTACCGCTGCTTTATCGCCTCTGAAGAGAACGGTGAAGTGACTTGGACCGATCACGGAGCCCAGTGCGGTATTTGTCTAGAAGAACTGCGAGATACCGTAGAACTCAGTGCAGCAGGGAAATCGATAGAGGAAATCCAGACCTTTATTGATGATAAATATGCTCCCGAAGGTGCTCCTTCTTCTAGCGAAGTACATCCCGGTTAA
- a CDS encoding glycosyltransferase family 4 protein, with translation MRLLQALFFPPEQPGGVSSMIPYMQERFSSPRWEMELFSLPKRIRNKGSEEVVFDTFDWTLYQDSPVVTKYIQTYRDYLWWVKLRLHKTYDLIHAHHPIAGLAMKEAYPEVSLIQTIHSSYERELILNGRIKEGGLEHQFLTSLYKELEAKADCLLTVSESFKDYLRPYIQHPEKIDIIPNGFDEKRFKPVPHENEVPQLVTVCRLVPAKGIDTLLRACYELKKKGHDYVLHIIGDGPIRSELEKLAQELGIYNETIFYGYTLHPEEFMPFFDIFVLPSRAEAFGSVFAEAALSSLALVGTDIGGIAEQIEDGVNGLLVPENNPVALADALEKVILDPAYRYELARTASEKAKSEYSLSRSVNLLKKLYLQYEVCS, from the coding sequence ATGCGATTGCTCCAAGCGTTATTTTTCCCTCCTGAACAGCCGGGCGGGGTATCCTCCATGATTCCTTATATGCAAGAACGTTTTAGCAGCCCAAGATGGGAGATGGAATTGTTCTCCTTGCCAAAACGGATTCGGAATAAAGGCAGTGAGGAAGTTGTATTTGATACGTTTGATTGGACTCTTTATCAGGACAGTCCTGTGGTCACCAAATACATTCAAACATACCGTGATTACTTATGGTGGGTGAAGCTCCGGCTACATAAAACTTATGATCTTATTCATGCACATCATCCCATTGCCGGACTTGCCATGAAAGAAGCATATCCTGAGGTTTCTCTTATTCAAACCATTCACTCAAGTTACGAGAGAGAACTCATACTCAACGGAAGAATCAAAGAGGGGGGATTGGAACATCAGTTCCTGACTTCGCTCTATAAAGAATTAGAAGCTAAAGCAGATTGTCTCCTTACGGTTTCTGAATCATTTAAAGACTATTTGAGACCTTATATACAGCATCCTGAGAAGATTGATATTATTCCTAATGGATTTGATGAGAAGCGTTTTAAGCCTGTCCCTCATGAAAATGAAGTGCCTCAGCTTGTCACTGTATGCCGCCTTGTCCCAGCAAAAGGGATTGATACGCTGCTGAGGGCTTGTTATGAGCTCAAAAAGAAAGGGCATGACTATGTCCTTCATATTATTGGGGATGGTCCGATCCGTTCCGAGCTTGAGAAGTTGGCACAGGAGCTTGGCATATATAACGAAACGATATTTTATGGGTACACGCTTCATCCCGAGGAGTTTATGCCGTTCTTTGATATCTTTGTTCTTCCCTCGAGAGCAGAAGCATTCGGTTCGGTATTTGCAGAAGCAGCACTAAGCTCACTTGCACTAGTTGGGACGGATATCGGAGGGATTGCAGAACAAATCGAAGATGGAGTAAATGGACTGCTTGTTCCCGAGAACAACCCTGTTGCGCTTGCTGATGCACTGGAAAAAGTCATTCTTGATCCAGCGTACCGATATGAACTGGCCCGTACGGCAAGTGAGAAAGCAAAATCAGAATACTCGCTCAGCCGTTCTGTTAATTTGCTCAAGAAGCTGTATTTACAGTATGAAGTATGCAGTTAA
- a CDS encoding YkvI family membrane protein: MRQGFKVLQVAFTYIGTIVGAGFATGQEILQFFTEYGKWASLTIVLSSLLFVWLGTKMMLIAHDTGANSYEDLNAELFGKKAGKWISFFTLFVLIGVNSVILAGAGSVFVENLHLSYQTGLLITLIGTYILLGRGIKAILQLNSVIVPFMLLLSLMILINTIHHPSAFNFIRLDYDRSMFATWLSPLLYTSFNLAMAQAILVPLGSQLKDRNVIKYGGIIGGIGIGCMLMTAHFAISAYMPGIRQFEIPMGSIAFALGAAIQIIYVILIFMEIFSTFVADIYGITLQVRQHIQVSPKLLTLFIMTTCYLVSQFGFSSLLSILYPVYGLLAIVWVFHLIKSPLGSFRSKS, translated from the coding sequence ATGAGACAGGGTTTCAAGGTCTTACAGGTTGCATTCACTTATATTGGCACAATTGTCGGAGCTGGCTTTGCCACAGGCCAAGAAATCTTACAGTTTTTTACCGAGTATGGAAAATGGGCCAGTCTCACCATTGTCTTGTCGAGCCTGCTATTTGTATGGCTGGGTACGAAAATGATGTTGATCGCACATGATACCGGAGCGAATTCATATGAGGACTTAAACGCGGAGCTTTTTGGCAAAAAAGCAGGGAAATGGATCAGTTTTTTCACTTTATTTGTTCTGATTGGGGTCAATAGTGTAATTCTGGCAGGTGCAGGTTCTGTCTTCGTAGAAAATCTTCATCTATCTTATCAAACCGGTCTTCTCATCACTCTCATCGGTACTTATATACTGCTTGGAAGAGGAATAAAAGCGATTTTGCAATTGAACAGTGTCATTGTACCTTTTATGCTTCTGTTATCGCTCATGATTCTCATCAATACAATTCATCATCCATCAGCTTTTAATTTCATCCGTCTGGATTACGACCGCAGCATGTTTGCTACTTGGCTGTCTCCGCTGTTGTATACGTCCTTCAACCTAGCTATGGCTCAAGCTATACTTGTCCCTCTTGGCAGTCAGCTAAAAGACAGGAATGTTATTAAGTATGGAGGAATCATTGGAGGAATTGGGATTGGCTGCATGCTAATGACGGCCCACTTCGCGATCTCCGCCTATATGCCAGGAATTCGGCAATTCGAGATTCCAATGGGGAGTATTGCCTTCGCTTTGGGAGCCGCCATACAGATCATCTATGTTATTCTTATCTTCATGGAAATTTTCAGTACGTTTGTTGCCGATATTTATGGAATTACACTGCAAGTGCGTCAGCATATCCAAGTGTCGCCAAAACTTCTTACCTTGTTCATCATGACAACTTGTTATTTAGTAAGCCAGTTTGGATTCAGTTCCTTACTATCCATCTTATATCCCGTTTACGGGCTGCTTGCGATCGTCTGGGTTTTTCATCTAATCAAAAGCCCGCTCGGTTCCTTTCGCAGTAAATCGTAA
- a CDS encoding pseudouridine synthase: protein MSQQMNQKKTVKKLRIDKILSHMGYGTRSEIKKAVKNGYVTVNGKRIKDSGMQVDPYKDLIEIDGETVKYREFIYLMLHKPPGVISATEDVREKTVIDLLDPEYALFQPFPVGRLDKDTEGLLILTNDGQLSHNLLSPKKHVPKTYEAVVSGEMGEKEIHAFQQGVTLDDGYTTKPAVLEIISVDPSEEGTTSRVLVTIHEGKFHQVKRMFEAVQSKVLYLKRISMGALQLDPLLPIGSFRELTEEELNILTETEITK, encoded by the coding sequence ATGAGTCAGCAAATGAATCAAAAGAAAACGGTGAAAAAGTTGCGCATTGATAAAATTTTAAGTCATATGGGATATGGCACTCGTTCGGAAATTAAGAAAGCAGTAAAGAATGGGTATGTTACGGTGAACGGGAAGCGGATCAAGGACAGCGGGATGCAAGTGGATCCATATAAAGATCTGATAGAAATTGACGGTGAAACGGTGAAGTATAGAGAGTTCATTTATCTGATGCTTCATAAGCCGCCAGGGGTAATATCAGCTACAGAGGATGTAAGGGAAAAGACGGTAATTGATCTTCTTGATCCGGAATACGCATTGTTCCAGCCATTTCCGGTCGGACGTTTAGATAAGGATACTGAAGGGCTGCTGATTCTCACGAATGATGGACAACTCTCACATAACTTACTATCTCCGAAGAAGCATGTACCCAAAACATATGAAGCCGTTGTCTCAGGGGAGATGGGAGAGAAAGAAATTCATGCTTTTCAGCAGGGCGTAACCCTGGATGATGGATACACAACGAAACCGGCAGTTCTAGAGATTATCTCTGTCGATCCTAGTGAAGAGGGAACTACCTCTCGCGTGCTGGTTACGATTCATGAAGGGAAATTCCATCAAGTGAAACGGATGTTTGAAGCAGTTCAGTCGAAAGTCTTATATCTGAAGCGCATCTCGATGGGAGCTTTGCAGTTAGATCCACTGCTTCCGATTGGATCTTTTCGTGAGCTAACGGAGGAAGAACTGAATATTCTCACCGAGACAGAAATTACAAAATAA
- a CDS encoding Cof-type HAD-IIB family hydrolase — MNYKLIALDVDGTLLHDNHELSEENKDSIKAAVSLGAELVLCTGRGPVSTMPIMEKMGLSGYVITHNGAVTVDLKTQKVIDQFPMDAEGLQPYVDYCREHGIHFDVNTAFGLYIDKADQMTPKMRSMYDEVFLEPMNLPHWSELKEPVVKFSAFGDLETMNELEKEWNTWNSPFYMVRSGDFFLDLMHKDASKGEALRRLAASKGIARENVLAMGNYYNDITMLTFAGKGIAMDNSPVDVKAAADEVTLSNNEDGVHHALEKFVVGVK, encoded by the coding sequence ATGAATTATAAACTGATTGCACTAGACGTAGATGGAACTCTCCTCCATGATAATCATGAATTATCGGAAGAGAATAAAGATAGTATCAAGGCAGCGGTGAGTCTCGGGGCTGAGCTGGTGCTTTGCACCGGCAGAGGACCGGTAAGTACGATGCCTATTATGGAAAAAATGGGACTCAGCGGTTATGTGATCACACATAACGGAGCCGTTACCGTTGACTTAAAAACGCAGAAAGTAATCGACCAGTTCCCAATGGATGCAGAGGGTCTGCAGCCTTATGTAGATTATTGCCGGGAGCATGGGATTCATTTTGATGTGAATACGGCGTTTGGTTTGTATATTGATAAAGCAGATCAAATGACCCCGAAAATGCGCAGTATGTATGATGAAGTTTTTCTTGAACCTATGAACTTGCCGCACTGGTCAGAATTAAAAGAACCGGTTGTGAAATTCTCGGCTTTTGGCGATCTAGAAACGATGAATGAGCTTGAAAAAGAGTGGAACACTTGGAACAGCCCGTTTTATATGGTCCGCAGCGGCGATTTCTTCCTGGATCTTATGCATAAGGATGCTTCTAAAGGAGAGGCACTGAGACGTCTCGCAGCGAGCAAGGGAATTGCTCGGGAGAACGTTCTGGCTATGGGAAACTACTATAATGATATTACGATGCTAACATTTGCAGGTAAGGGTATTGCGATGGATAATTCCCCTGTTGATGTAAAGGCAGCAGCTGACGAAGTTACCCTGTCTAATAATGAAGATGGAGTTCATCATGCCCTCGAAAAATTTGTAGTCGGTGTTAAGTAA
- a CDS encoding xanthine phosphoribosyltransferase, whose product MEVLKQKIREQGVVISDQVLKLDALLNHQIDPALTMQMGREFAAKFSEDGVTRIVTVESSGIPVAFAAAVEMGVPLVFARRKKTLLADPDAYCERVPSFTKGIVTDIMVSREFLGPEDRVLFIDDIIANGDAAKGVIKIIERSGAELVGFGVVVEKCFQSGASTLREQGIRVESLAKIKSLSDGEVHFA is encoded by the coding sequence TTGGAAGTACTAAAACAAAAAATCAGAGAACAGGGCGTTGTTATTTCAGATCAGGTTCTGAAGCTTGATGCATTACTGAATCACCAGATTGATCCTGCACTTACCATGCAGATGGGCCGGGAGTTTGCGGCAAAATTTAGTGAAGATGGAGTCACACGTATCGTTACCGTTGAATCATCAGGAATTCCGGTTGCTTTTGCTGCTGCTGTGGAAATGGGAGTGCCTCTTGTTTTTGCTCGAAGAAAGAAAACATTGCTGGCTGACCCGGATGCATATTGTGAGCGTGTACCTTCGTTTACGAAGGGGATTGTAACGGATATTATGGTTTCTCGCGAGTTTCTTGGTCCAGAAGATCGGGTTCTATTTATCGATGATATTATCGCAAATGGGGATGCAGCCAAGGGTGTCATTAAAATTATCGAGCGCTCTGGAGCAGAACTCGTCGGATTCGGAGTTGTAGTTGAGAAGTGTTTCCAATCGGGTGCGAGCACCCTTCGTGAACAAGGGATTAGAGTAGAATCACTTGCGAAGATCAAGTCGCTGTCTGATGGCGAAGTCCACTTTGCTTAA
- a CDS encoding thioredoxin family protein yields MSSKTQTKTKTGYTGKKNKKSNTAIIAFIAAFVILIGALITMNMINNKDINEVYGLPQSKLSASTIEILDDPNYQNIILPEELKGKIDNKEDFFVYFFASDCPHCRATTPKLMPIADDLGIDLPQFNLREFDSGWREYNIEFTPTLVYFEKGVEKERLVGGIQEEGTNTGYTEEDIRTFFTKYKGEAAN; encoded by the coding sequence ATGAGTTCTAAAACACAAACCAAAACGAAGACAGGCTATACCGGTAAGAAAAACAAAAAATCGAACACTGCTATTATTGCCTTTATTGCTGCATTTGTCATACTGATCGGCGCACTTATCACCATGAATATGATCAATAACAAAGATATTAACGAAGTATACGGGCTTCCTCAGTCGAAGCTGAGTGCCTCAACAATTGAAATATTAGATGACCCAAATTATCAGAATATCATCCTCCCGGAAGAACTCAAAGGGAAAATTGATAACAAAGAGGACTTTTTCGTATATTTCTTTGCTTCTGATTGTCCTCACTGCCGTGCAACGACTCCGAAACTCATGCCGATTGCCGACGACTTAGGTATCGATCTTCCCCAGTTTAATCTAAGGGAGTTTGACAGCGGCTGGAGAGAATACAATATTGAATTCACACCAACCCTTGTTTATTTTGAGAAAGGTGTAGAGAAAGAGCGTCTTGTTGGCGGTATTCAAGAAGAAGGCACGAATACCGGTTATACGGAAGAAGATATCAGAACTTTCTTTACGAAATATAAAGGAGAGGCTGCAAATTGA